The genomic interval TCGGGCGGCATGGTGCCGGCGGTGTTCGCGGTATCGTTCACGGCCTTTCCGCCATCCAAGCGCTCGACCGTCATCCCCTTGGTCGGCCTCGTGGCGACGCTCGCCCCGACGATCGGCCCGACCGTCGGGGGCTATCTCGTCGATGCGCTGTCATGGCACTGGCTGTTCCTCATCAACGTCATCCCCGGCATTCTGGTGGCTGTCAGCGCCTGGCTGCTGATCGATTTCGACAAACCCGATCTTTCGATCATGCGCCATTTCGACTGGATCGGTCTTGCCGCCATGGCGACCTTCCTCGGAACGCTCGAATATTTTCTGGAAGAGGGCAATATCAAGGGCTGGTTCTCCGATGAGGTCATCCGGGTCGTCTTCGTGGTGATGATTGTCGGCGGCATCGCGTTCTTCTACCGCTCCTTCACCAGCCGTTATCCGGTCGTCGATCTGCGCGCCTTCGGTAATTTCAACTTCGCCGTCGGCTCGATCTTCTCGTTCTCGCTCGGCATCGGGCTTTACGGCCTCGTCTACCTGTTCCCGCTCTACATGGCCCGCATCCGCGGCTATGACGCGCTGATGATCGGCGAGACGATGTTCGTTACCGGCGCGTTCATGATGGCGACCGCCCCGGTTGCCGGCATGCTGCAGAACAAGCTCGACCCGCGCGTGATGATGGGCGCGGGCCTGGCGCTGTTCGCGCTCTGCACCTGGCAGATGACCCACATCACCGCCGAATGGGATTACTGGAACCTGTTCTGGCCGCAGGCGGGTCGCGGCGTGGCGCTGATGATCTCGATGATCCCGGTCTCCAACATCGCGCTCGGCACGCTGCCGCCGCAGGATATCAAGAACGCGTCCGGCCTCTTCAACCTGACCCGCAATCTCGGCGGCGCAGTTGGCCTTGCCGTGATCAACACGCTTTTGAGCCGCCGCACCGATTTTCATTTCGACCGGCTGGCGGAAACCGTGAACGCGGCGAGCGCCACGACACAGGAATGGGTCGGCGCGTTGTCCGGGCTCTACGACAGCTACGGCATCAACGGCGAAAAGGCCGCCGTGCTGCAGCTCGACCAGATCGTCAATCAGCAGGCATGGCTGATGGCGTTCATCGACATCTTCACGATCCTGACTGTGCTGTTCGTCTGCCTGAGCTTCTGCATCATTGTCGTGCGCAAGCCCCAGGCCGGAGCCGGCGGCGGCGGGCATTAGTGCCCTTCAGGCGGCATCGACCTCCGAGGCAATCCGGCAGAATTACGATCGCCGCGCCGCCTCGGCGCCATAACTGTTCATGAAGGTGCGGACGCCGCGCTCCGCCATGCGCTGAATGTCGGCCTGCGGCGGCGGCCCGTCCATCAAACCGAACAGCCGCATTTTCCACAGATGCCCGGTACACAGATCCAGAAGCTGCTGGGCGGCGACGCGCGGCTCGTCGGCAACCAGTTCTCCCGTCTCGCAGCGCGCTGCCACAAAGGCGGTCAGCGTTTCGATCAGGTTGTCGGGGTGATCGCCGAAGAAGGTGCGCACCAGTTCGGGAAAACGCTCGGCAACGCCGATGGCGATCCGCATCGCCCGGATGGTTTCCTCGCAGGTCAGGCCCGTGGCAAGCTGCGCGCCAAACCGCGTCAGCACGCTGTCAACCGCATCATCCTCGGCAAGAGTCTGGCGCAGATCCTCGAAGATACGCTGCTTGGCCTCCAGGATGATGGTCTGGAACAGCTCGCCCTTGTTTTCGAAATAGACGTAGATCGTGCCCTTGGAGACGCCGGCGGCGCGGGTGATGTCGTTCATGCTGGCGGCATCGAAGCCGACATTCATGAACACCTGGCGCGCGCCTTCCAGTATCTGCGCGCGCTTGGCCGGATCCTCACCGGCGGCATGCCGGCCGAGGCCGCGGAATACGCAGCGATCCGTCTCATCCTTCGGGCGGCAGAAGCCGCCCCTGGCTTTTCCAAATCCCAAATTCGCCTCACTCGCCGGCGCGATCGCAACCGCGCCGTCAGCCCTGAATGCTCCAGCAGCCCGGCGACACGCCGGATTTTAATATTGACCTATGCGGAACACATCTACGCATACGATGCGGGGCCGCTCAATTCAATGGTTAATTGAACTGAGC from Martelella mediterranea DSM 17316 carries:
- a CDS encoding DHA2 family efflux MFS transporter permease subunit, whose protein sequence is MTDTAENAPAPAQAGAPPSDHVPLRTWIAFIVMAFGMFMAILDIQIVASALTDIQAGISASADEIAWVQTSYLIAEVIMIPLSGILARIFSTRVVFSVSAAAFTACSALCATATNIDQMIIYRALQGFMSGGMVPAVFAVSFTAFPPSKRSTVIPLVGLVATLAPTIGPTVGGYLVDALSWHWLFLINVIPGILVAVSAWLLIDFDKPDLSIMRHFDWIGLAAMATFLGTLEYFLEEGNIKGWFSDEVIRVVFVVMIVGGIAFFYRSFTSRYPVVDLRAFGNFNFAVGSIFSFSLGIGLYGLVYLFPLYMARIRGYDALMIGETMFVTGAFMMATAPVAGMLQNKLDPRVMMGAGLALFALCTWQMTHITAEWDYWNLFWPQAGRGVALMISMIPVSNIALGTLPPQDIKNASGLFNLTRNLGGAVGLAVINTLLSRRTDFHFDRLAETVNAASATTQEWVGALSGLYDSYGINGEKAAVLQLDQIVNQQAWLMAFIDIFTILTVLFVCLSFCIIVVRKPQAGAGGGGH
- a CDS encoding TetR/AcrR family transcriptional regulator — protein: MGFGKARGGFCRPKDETDRCVFRGLGRHAAGEDPAKRAQILEGARQVFMNVGFDAASMNDITRAAGVSKGTIYVYFENKGELFQTIILEAKQRIFEDLRQTLAEDDAVDSVLTRFGAQLATGLTCEETIRAMRIAIGVAERFPELVRTFFGDHPDNLIETLTAFVAARCETGELVADEPRVAAQQLLDLCTGHLWKMRLFGLMDGPPPQADIQRMAERGVRTFMNSYGAEAARRS